CGGTCAGGAAGAAGCGCGTCTGATCTTTATGGGCGTGGCGCATACCCAGCCAGAAAAAGGCCGTAAGCTGGTGGTCGACATCGGTGGCGGTTCCACCGAGCTGGTAATCGGTGAAGACTTTGAACCGCTGTTAGCGGAAAGCCGCCGCATGGGCTGCGTCAGCTTCGCCCAGATGTTCTTCCCCGGCAGGGAGATCAGCAAAAAAAGCTTCCGCCGCGCACGTCTGGCGGCAGCGCAGAAGCTCGAGTCCCTAGCCTGGCAGTACCGCATTCAGGGCTGGCAGCATGCGCTGGGCACTTCGGGTACCATCAAGGCCACTCACGAAGTGCTGGTGGCGATGGGCAAGAAAGATGGCCTGATCACCCTGGAGCGGCTGGAGATGCTCGCCGAGCAGGTGCTGCCCTATAAAAATTTCAGTTCGCTGAGCCTGCCGGGGTTATCAGAAGAGCGCCAGCCGGTATTCGTAGCGGGTCTGGCCATCCTGTGCGGCGTATTTGACGCGCTGGCGATCGGAGAGTTGCGCCTTTCCGGTGGTGCATTGCGTGAAGGCGTGTTGTATGAAATGGAAGGCCGTTTCCGCCATCAGGACATCCGCAGTCGCACCGCCAAAAGCCTGGCCGATCATTACAACATTGACCGTGAGCAAGCCAAGCGGGTGTTGGAAACCAGCGAACTATTATATTCACAGTGGATGGTGCAAAACACCAAACTGGTACAGCCGCAATTGGAAGCGTTACTGAAATGGGCCGCCATGCTGCACGAAGTGGGACTCAGCATCAACCAAAACGGGATGCAACGCCATTCGGCCTACATCCTTCAGAACTCCAACCTGCCGGGCTTCAACCAGGAACAACAACTGCTGCTGGCAGTACTG
The sequence above is drawn from the Serratia symbiotica genome and encodes:
- the ppx gene encoding exopolyphosphatase, with amino-acid sequence MPLKSTATTKPQEFAAIDLGSNSFHMVIARVVNGALQVLSRLKQRVFLAEGLDSDNVLNEEAITRGLACLALFAERLRGFPADNVTIVGTHALRQAVNAEVFLKRAAKVIPYPIEIIAGQEEARLIFMGVAHTQPEKGRKLVVDIGGGSTELVIGEDFEPLLAESRRMGCVSFAQMFFPGREISKKSFRRARLAAAQKLESLAWQYRIQGWQHALGTSGTIKATHEVLVAMGKKDGLITLERLEMLAEQVLPYKNFSSLSLPGLSEERQPVFVAGLAILCGVFDALAIGELRLSGGALREGVLYEMEGRFRHQDIRSRTAKSLADHYNIDREQAKRVLETSELLYSQWMVQNTKLVQPQLEALLKWAAMLHEVGLSINQNGMQRHSAYILQNSNLPGFNQEQQLLLAVLVRLHRKAIKLEELPRLNLFKKKHYLPLIQLLRLSILLNNQRQSTSTPETLHLSTHDNHWTLCFPCGYLAQNNLVQLDLEREQAYWNDIVGWKLMIEEECT